One stretch of Paraburkholderia fungorum DNA includes these proteins:
- a CDS encoding ABC transporter ATP-binding protein, with amino-acid sequence MSSDQPGAGAAAPASSQGQYVSISGGANAVGSDAADQFIQIVDVVKKFGDTVAVKGVSLSVKKGELFALLGSSGCGKSTLLRMMAGLETVTSGKILIDGEDLAQLPPYRRPVNMMFQSYALFPHMTVESNVAFGLKQEGVPKAELNDRVQSALELVQMGRFAKRKPHQLSGGQQQRVALARSLVKRPKLLLLDEPMSALDKQIRQRTQIELVNILNQVGVTCVMVTHDQEEAMTMANRLAVMSEGEIVQLGTPHEVYEYPNSRFSAGFIGSTNLFEGHTVEDEPDYVFIETPDLPCRLYVSHGITGPLGMPVTISVRPERIALTRKPPEGAYNWGKGVVTNIAYMGGYSLYHVKLDGGKTVIANVTSLALTEIDPPTWGDEVYVRWSASAGVVLTS; translated from the coding sequence ATGAGTAGTGACCAGCCGGGCGCAGGGGCGGCAGCGCCCGCGTCGTCCCAGGGACAGTATGTGAGTATCAGCGGCGGCGCGAACGCTGTGGGCAGCGACGCTGCGGACCAGTTCATCCAGATCGTCGACGTCGTCAAGAAGTTCGGCGACACGGTCGCGGTCAAGGGTGTCAGCCTGTCGGTGAAGAAGGGCGAACTGTTCGCGCTGCTCGGCAGTTCCGGCTGCGGCAAATCGACCCTGCTGCGAATGATGGCGGGACTCGAAACCGTGACCTCGGGCAAGATCCTGATCGACGGAGAAGACCTCGCGCAACTGCCGCCGTATCGCCGGCCGGTCAACATGATGTTCCAGTCGTACGCGCTGTTTCCGCACATGACGGTCGAGTCGAACGTCGCGTTCGGCCTGAAGCAGGAAGGCGTGCCGAAGGCCGAGCTGAACGACCGCGTGCAAAGCGCGCTCGAACTCGTGCAGATGGGCCGTTTCGCGAAGCGCAAGCCGCATCAGCTTTCGGGCGGCCAGCAGCAGCGCGTGGCACTCGCGCGTTCGCTGGTCAAACGGCCCAAGCTGCTGCTGCTGGACGAACCGATGTCGGCGCTCGACAAGCAGATCCGTCAACGCACGCAGATCGAACTGGTCAACATTCTTAACCAGGTCGGCGTGACTTGCGTGATGGTCACGCACGATCAGGAAGAGGCGATGACGATGGCCAACCGCCTCGCCGTGATGAGCGAAGGCGAGATCGTGCAGCTCGGCACGCCGCACGAGGTCTACGAGTATCCGAATAGCCGCTTCTCGGCAGGCTTTATCGGCTCGACCAATCTGTTCGAAGGTCATACGGTCGAAGACGAACCCGACTACGTGTTCATCGAAACACCGGACCTGCCGTGCCGCCTGTACGTGAGCCACGGCATTACCGGCCCGCTCGGCATGCCGGTGACCATCTCGGTGCGTCCCGAACGCATCGCGCTTACGCGCAAGCCGCCTGAAGGCGCGTACAACTGGGGCAAGGGCGTCGTCACGAATATCGCTTACATGGGCGGCTATTCGCTGTATCACGTGAAGCTCGACGGCGGCAAGACCGTGATCGCGAACGTGACGAGCCTCGCGCTGACCGAAATCGATCCGCCCACCTGGGGCGACGAAGTGTATGTGCGCTGGAGCGCGTCGGCCGGTGTGGTGCTGACGTCATGA
- a CDS encoding polyamine ABC transporter substrate-binding protein, translated as MKRRVVGHVAALVLCAAPWLTAAAKDTQLNVYNWSDYIAKDTIPNFTKQSGVTVKYDNYDSDDTLQAKLLTGNSGYDIVVPTSNYAGKQIAAGIFAPLDKSKLPNLKYLDPALMALVAGADPGNQYVVPWAYGTTGLGYNVTKVQQILGKNVPLDNWDILFKPENISKLKACGVSVLDAPDQMFAAALHYIGKDPMSTNPADYRAALDMMKKIRPYITQFNSSGYINDLVGGDVCFAYGWSGDVVIAKHRAAEAKKPYKIEYYVPKGGAPVWFDVMAIPKDAKNKEAALEWINYIETPQVHAAITNEVYYPSANTEARKYVSKDVANDPAVYPSPETIKTLFLLKPLPPEIQRLQTRLWTEFKSGR; from the coding sequence ATGAAAAGACGGGTAGTAGGTCATGTGGCGGCGCTGGTCTTGTGCGCGGCCCCCTGGTTGACGGCCGCTGCGAAAGATACGCAGCTCAACGTGTACAACTGGTCGGATTACATCGCCAAGGACACGATCCCGAACTTCACGAAGCAGAGCGGCGTCACGGTCAAGTACGACAACTACGACAGCGACGACACGCTGCAGGCCAAGCTGCTCACCGGCAATTCCGGTTACGACATCGTCGTGCCGACCAGCAATTACGCGGGCAAGCAGATCGCCGCCGGCATCTTCGCGCCGCTCGACAAGTCGAAGCTGCCGAACCTCAAATATCTCGATCCGGCGCTGATGGCGCTGGTCGCCGGCGCCGATCCGGGCAACCAGTACGTGGTGCCCTGGGCTTACGGCACGACCGGCCTCGGCTACAACGTCACCAAAGTCCAGCAGATTCTCGGCAAGAACGTGCCGCTCGATAACTGGGACATCCTCTTCAAGCCGGAAAACATTTCGAAGCTGAAAGCTTGCGGTGTGTCCGTGCTCGACGCGCCGGACCAGATGTTCGCCGCTGCGCTGCACTACATCGGTAAAGATCCGATGAGCACGAATCCGGCCGACTACCGCGCCGCGCTCGACATGATGAAGAAGATCCGTCCGTACATCACGCAGTTCAACTCGTCGGGCTACATCAACGACCTGGTGGGCGGCGACGTGTGCTTCGCGTACGGCTGGTCGGGCGACGTGGTGATCGCCAAGCATCGCGCGGCCGAAGCGAAGAAACCGTACAAGATCGAGTACTACGTGCCGAAGGGCGGCGCGCCGGTCTGGTTCGACGTGATGGCGATTCCGAAGGACGCGAAGAACAAGGAAGCCGCGCTCGAGTGGATCAACTACATCGAAACGCCGCAGGTTCACGCCGCGATCACGAACGAAGTCTATTACCCGAGCGCCAACACCGAGGCGCGCAAGTACGTGAGCAAGGACGTGGCGAACGACCCGGCCGTGTATCCGTCGCCGGAAACCATCAAGACCCTGTTTCTGCTGAAGCCGTTGCCGCCGGAAATCCAGCGGCTGCAAACGCGGCTGTGGACCGAGTTCAAGTCCGGCCGCTGA
- a CDS encoding Nramp family divalent metal transporter — MNTNPSAWRPNRRRRVPVDGAARPAHWFSFVGAGALIAVGYIDPGNWATALGAGAGAGYGYRLLGIVLLSSLMGMLMQWLSSRLGVVTGRDLAQICRERTSRRGTLFLWLTSEIAIIACDVAEVVGSAVALQLLLGVSLTVGVLMSAVCTFALLALQQKGGRKLEAVIAALIGFVGLCFVVQLALAKPDWHAALAGTAPSVELLRNAGMVWLAAGIVGATVMPHNLYLHSSLVKHHAPDNSDTQIRAALHVVNIDTFGSLAFAFVINAALLIVAAAVFYASGHRDVTDLADAHRLIAPLVGSRWASILFAAALLACGLSATVTGTLAGQAVMEGFLRLKLPRWKRALLTRALAIGPALFAVALFGQHGSNQLLVASQVVLSLQLPLAVVPLIRYSSDAGLMRGWRVRGVPLALAWLSAAFIVLLNGALLWQLAAGG; from the coding sequence ATGAACACGAATCCATCCGCGTGGCGACCCAACCGACGCCGGCGCGTGCCCGTCGATGGCGCGGCACGTCCGGCGCACTGGTTTTCGTTCGTCGGCGCGGGCGCGCTGATCGCCGTCGGCTATATCGATCCCGGTAACTGGGCGACCGCGCTCGGTGCGGGCGCGGGCGCGGGCTACGGCTACCGGCTGCTCGGCATCGTGCTGCTGTCGAGCCTGATGGGGATGCTGATGCAATGGCTGTCGTCGCGGCTGGGCGTCGTCACCGGCCGCGATCTCGCGCAAATCTGCCGCGAGCGCACCAGCCGGCGCGGCACCCTCTTCCTGTGGCTGACCAGCGAGATTGCGATCATCGCGTGCGACGTCGCCGAGGTGGTCGGCAGCGCCGTCGCGTTGCAATTGCTGCTGGGCGTGTCGCTGACGGTCGGCGTGCTGATGTCGGCGGTCTGCACGTTCGCGCTGCTCGCGCTCCAGCAGAAAGGCGGCCGCAAGCTCGAAGCGGTGATCGCCGCGCTGATCGGCTTTGTCGGATTGTGCTTCGTGGTCCAGCTGGCGCTCGCGAAGCCCGACTGGCACGCCGCGCTGGCCGGCACCGCGCCGAGCGTCGAACTGCTGCGCAACGCGGGCATGGTGTGGCTGGCGGCGGGCATCGTCGGCGCAACGGTGATGCCGCACAACCTGTATCTGCATTCGTCGCTCGTGAAGCACCACGCGCCCGACAACAGCGACACGCAAATCCGCGCCGCGCTGCACGTCGTCAATATCGACACATTCGGCTCGCTGGCGTTTGCGTTCGTGATCAACGCGGCGCTGCTGATCGTGGCGGCGGCGGTGTTTTACGCGAGCGGCCACCGCGACGTCACCGATCTCGCGGATGCGCATCGGCTGATTGCGCCGCTGGTCGGCTCGCGTTGGGCCAGCATCCTGTTCGCGGCGGCGCTGCTCGCCTGCGGGCTGAGCGCCACCGTGACGGGCACGCTGGCCGGCCAGGCGGTCATGGAAGGCTTTCTGCGGCTGAAGCTGCCACGCTGGAAACGCGCGCTGCTGACGCGCGCGCTCGCGATCGGCCCCGCATTATTCGCGGTTGCGCTGTTTGGGCAGCACGGCTCGAATCAGTTGCTGGTGGCAAGCCAAGTGGTGTTGAGCCTGCAATTGCCGCTCGCCGTGGTGCCGCTGATCCGCTATTCATCGGATGCCGGACTCATGCGCGGATGGCGCGTGCGCGGCGTGCCGCTGGCGCTGGCGTGGCTGTCGGCGGCGTTTATCGTTTTGCTTAACGGCGCGTTGTTGTGGCAACTCGCGGCGGGCGGGTAG
- a CDS encoding DUF1289 domain-containing protein translates to MASNLHDLPDSPCIGVCSTLFDDVCKGCGRTAAEVSNWVFLSDEEKRVVWTRIEQEGTAMRFKNDKL, encoded by the coding sequence ATGGCTTCGAATCTCCACGATCTTCCCGACAGCCCGTGCATCGGCGTCTGCTCCACGCTGTTCGACGACGTCTGCAAAGGCTGCGGCCGTACCGCCGCCGAAGTCTCCAACTGGGTTTTCCTCAGCGACGAAGAAAAGCGCGTCGTCTGGACGCGCATCGAGCAGGAAGGCACGGCAATGCGCTTCAAGAACGACAAGCTTTAA
- a CDS encoding OmpW/AlkL family protein, with translation MAPQARAQSADSDPMSGIHAGDVLVRLRAISIMPDVGTSNTLSALNVGVNNAIVPELDFTYMIRDYLGVELILGTSRHQLTSSLGNLGGVNVLPPTLLLQYHFNHAGRIRPYVGAGLNYTLFYNNGLSAGGESIGISNHSFGPALQAGVDVQVTRKLFVNADIKKIWMHTDATLGGASIGRLNIDPLIVGLGVGMKF, from the coding sequence ATGGCGCCGCAGGCGCGCGCGCAATCGGCGGACAGCGATCCGATGAGCGGCATTCACGCGGGCGACGTGCTGGTGCGTCTGCGCGCGATCAGCATCATGCCGGACGTCGGCACGAGCAACACGCTGTCGGCGCTCAACGTGGGCGTCAACAATGCGATCGTGCCGGAACTCGATTTCACCTACATGATTCGCGATTACCTGGGCGTCGAACTGATTCTGGGAACGTCGCGCCATCAACTGACATCGAGCCTCGGCAACCTTGGCGGCGTGAACGTGTTGCCGCCGACGCTGCTGCTGCAATACCACTTCAATCACGCGGGGCGCATTCGTCCGTATGTCGGCGCGGGTCTCAATTACACGCTGTTCTATAACAACGGTTTGAGCGCGGGCGGGGAGTCGATCGGCATCAGCAATCACAGCTTCGGACCGGCGTTGCAGGCCGGTGTCGACGTGCAGGTCACGCGCAAGCTGTTCGTCAACGCGGATATCAAGAAAATCTGGATGCACACGGACGCGACACTCGGCGGCGCGTCGATTGGCCGCCTGAACATCGATCCGTTGATCGTCGGGTTGGGTGTGGGTATGAAGTTCTGA
- a CDS encoding NAD(P)H-dependent flavin oxidoreductase yields the protein MLNSHPFPPLVIRGRSLLPIVQGGMGVGISAHRLAGSVAREGALGTIASIDLRHHHRDLIEACRQSPDTATLEHANLVALEREIRAAKTLSEGRGMIAVNVMKAVNAQADYVRMACESGADAIVMGAGLPLDLPDMTQGQNIALIPILSDSRGVALVLKRWMKKGRLPDAVVIEHPAHAGGHLGVGNIADMHDKRFDFVRVLDELDTVFKSLGLNRQDVPLIVAGGINSHESVRTLLNAGASGVQLGTPFAVTEEGDAHPNFKRVLAEATPDDIVEFVSVTGLPARAVKTPWLTRYLKHEAKIRDKVGALKHACPTALECLSMCGWRDGIEKFGHFCIDTRLAAALRGDIANGLFFRGREALPFGPAIRSVHDLIELLLTGNARPAVAGRWSFSLG from the coding sequence ATGCTCAACTCTCATCCTTTCCCACCGCTGGTGATTCGCGGCCGTTCGCTACTGCCTATCGTTCAGGGCGGCATGGGCGTCGGTATCTCGGCGCACCGGCTGGCCGGCAGCGTTGCCCGTGAAGGGGCGCTCGGCACGATCGCCAGTATCGACCTGCGGCATCATCATCGCGACCTGATCGAAGCATGCCGCCAGTCGCCCGATACCGCGACGCTCGAACACGCGAACCTCGTCGCACTGGAGCGCGAAATCCGCGCGGCCAAAACGCTCAGCGAAGGCCGCGGCATGATCGCCGTCAACGTGATGAAGGCGGTCAACGCGCAAGCCGACTACGTGCGCATGGCCTGCGAAAGCGGCGCCGACGCCATCGTGATGGGCGCGGGCCTGCCGCTCGATTTGCCGGACATGACGCAGGGCCAGAACATCGCGTTGATCCCGATTCTGTCGGACAGCCGGGGCGTCGCACTCGTGCTCAAACGGTGGATGAAAAAAGGGCGCCTCCCCGATGCGGTCGTGATCGAACATCCGGCGCACGCGGGCGGCCATCTCGGCGTCGGCAACATCGCCGACATGCACGATAAGCGCTTTGACTTCGTGCGCGTGCTCGACGAGCTCGACACGGTTTTCAAGTCGCTTGGCCTGAACCGGCAGGACGTGCCGTTGATCGTCGCGGGCGGCATCAACAGTCACGAGTCTGTGCGGACGCTGCTTAACGCGGGCGCAAGCGGTGTACAACTCGGCACGCCGTTCGCGGTCACCGAAGAGGGCGACGCGCATCCGAACTTCAAGCGCGTGCTGGCCGAGGCGACTCCCGACGACATCGTCGAATTCGTCAGCGTGACGGGGCTGCCTGCGCGCGCGGTGAAAACACCGTGGCTCACGCGCTATCTGAAGCACGAGGCGAAAATCCGCGACAAGGTCGGCGCGCTGAAGCACGCGTGTCCGACCGCGCTCGAATGCCTGAGCATGTGCGGCTGGCGCGACGGCATCGAGAAGTTCGGGCACTTCTGCATCGATACACGGCTCGCCGCGGCCCTGCGCGGCGACATAGCCAACGGCCTGTTTTTCCGCGGACGAGAAGCGTTGCCGTTCGGCCCGGCAATCCGCAGCGTTCACGATCTGATCGAACTGCTGCTGACGGGCAACGCGCGACCTGCTGTCGCAGGGCGCTGGTCGTTTTCGCTGGGTTGA
- a CDS encoding ABC-F family ATPase produces MLSTANITMQFGPKPLFENISVKFGGGNRYGLIGANGCGKSTFMKILGSDLEPSSGNVMLEPNIRLGKLRQDQFAYEDVRVLDVVMMGHAEMWAAMTERDAIYANPDATDDDYMHAAELEAKFAEYDGYTAEARAGELLLGIGIAIEDHNGPMSNVAPGWKLRVLLAQALFSKPDVLLLDEPTNNLDINSIRWLEDVLNQYNSTMIIISHDRHFLNQVCTHMADMDFGTLKVYPGNYDDYMLASTQARERQQNANAKAKERVADLQDFVRRFSANKSKARQATSRLKMIDKIKIEEFKPSSRQNPFIRFEYEKKLHNIAVVAEKISKKYERTIFNDFSVSVQPGERIAIIGENGAGKTTLLRSLLGKLELDHGNVKWAENANIGYMPQDTYEEFPDDVTLMDWIDGYRQEGDDEQMVRGTLGRLLFNADDIRKSVKVLSGGEKGRMIWGKLMLGRHNVLLMDEPTNHMDMESIESLQIALDKFDGTLIFVSHDREFVSGLANRVIEVKTDGTLNDFGGNYEEFLTSQGVQ; encoded by the coding sequence GTGCTGTCTACCGCCAATATCACCATGCAATTCGGGCCCAAGCCCCTCTTCGAGAACATCTCGGTCAAATTCGGGGGAGGGAATCGCTATGGCCTGATTGGTGCAAACGGTTGTGGCAAGTCCACCTTCATGAAGATTCTGGGTTCCGATCTGGAACCGAGTTCGGGCAACGTGATGCTCGAACCGAACATCCGCCTCGGTAAATTGCGCCAGGACCAGTTCGCCTACGAAGACGTGCGCGTGCTCGACGTCGTGATGATGGGCCACGCCGAAATGTGGGCCGCGATGACCGAGCGCGACGCGATCTACGCGAACCCCGACGCAACCGACGACGACTACATGCACGCCGCCGAACTCGAAGCGAAGTTCGCCGAGTACGACGGCTACACGGCCGAAGCGCGCGCGGGCGAACTGCTGCTGGGCATCGGCATCGCGATCGAAGACCACAACGGTCCGATGAGCAACGTCGCGCCGGGCTGGAAACTGCGCGTGCTGCTCGCGCAGGCACTGTTCTCGAAGCCGGACGTGCTGCTGCTCGACGAGCCGACCAACAACCTGGACATCAACTCGATCCGCTGGCTGGAAGACGTGCTCAACCAGTACAACTCGACGATGATCATCATCTCGCACGATCGACACTTCCTGAATCAGGTCTGCACGCACATGGCCGATATGGACTTCGGCACGCTGAAGGTCTATCCGGGCAACTACGACGACTACATGCTGGCCAGCACGCAGGCGCGCGAGCGTCAGCAGAACGCCAACGCGAAGGCGAAGGAACGCGTGGCCGATCTGCAGGACTTCGTGCGCCGCTTCTCGGCGAACAAGTCGAAGGCGCGTCAGGCAACCAGCCGTCTGAAGATGATCGACAAGATCAAGATCGAGGAATTCAAGCCGTCGTCGCGTCAGAATCCGTTTATCCGCTTCGAGTACGAAAAGAAGCTGCACAACATCGCGGTGGTGGCGGAGAAGATCTCGAAGAAGTACGAACGCACCATCTTCAACGACTTCAGCGTCAGCGTGCAGCCGGGCGAGCGTATCGCGATCATCGGCGAGAACGGCGCGGGCAAGACCACGCTGCTGCGCTCGCTGCTCGGCAAGCTGGAACTCGATCACGGCAACGTGAAGTGGGCGGAAAACGCGAACATCGGCTACATGCCGCAAGACACGTACGAAGAATTTCCGGACGACGTCACGCTGATGGACTGGATCGACGGCTATCGTCAGGAAGGCGACGACGAGCAGATGGTGCGCGGCACGCTTGGCCGCCTGCTGTTCAATGCCGACGACATCCGCAAGTCGGTCAAGGTGCTGTCCGGTGGCGAGAAGGGCCGCATGATCTGGGGCAAGCTGATGCTGGGCCGCCACAACGTGCTGCTGATGGACGAGCCGACCAACCACATGGACATGGAATCGATCGAATCGCTGCAGATCGCGCTCGACAAGTTCGACGGCACGCTGATTTTCGTGTCACACGACCGTGAGTTTGTTAGCGGTCTGGCGAATCGGGTTATCGAAGTGAAGACCGATGGCACGTTGAACGACTTCGGTGGTAACTATGAAGAGTTCCTGACGAGCCAGGGCGTGCAGTAA
- a CDS encoding dodecin, giving the protein MSEHVYKQIELTGSSKKSIDDAISTAIAKASKTLRNLHWFEVIETRGQIEDDKVAYWQVTIKVGLRIE; this is encoded by the coding sequence ATGTCGGAACACGTCTATAAACAGATCGAACTGACCGGTTCGTCGAAAAAATCGATCGACGACGCCATCAGCACTGCGATTGCGAAAGCGTCGAAGACATTGCGCAATCTGCACTGGTTCGAAGTCATCGAAACGCGGGGCCAGATCGAGGACGACAAGGTGGCCTACTGGCAGGTGACGATCAAGGTCGGCTTGCGGATCGAGTGA
- a CDS encoding BMP family ABC transporter substrate-binding protein: MKRRNLLTAFAWGAASLALAAPFAQTAQAADAPGVAFVYLGNPGDAGWTFAHDAGSKQAEAKFGNKIKITRIENVPESADSERVFRDLANKGNKIIIGSSFGYQDFELKVAKDFPDVVFLHATGYKKAPNFGTYDVRMYQGAYLAGVAAGKVTKTNTLGFVASVPIPEVIRNINAYTLGARSVNPNVHTKVIWINSWFDPGKEKQAAETLIGQGADVLLQNTDSSATLATASEKHVHAFGWDSDMKKFGPDAHLGSVVGNWGVYYNAAIQQVLDGKWKNDPVWWGIPQKAVSLDDLNTSAIPADGLKQVAAKRDELASGKWDVFTGPIKDQSGAVKVPAGKTLGDADLQRINWYVEGVDGALPK; the protein is encoded by the coding sequence ATGAAGAGAAGAAATCTGCTGACCGCCTTTGCGTGGGGCGCGGCCTCGCTCGCGCTCGCCGCACCGTTCGCACAAACCGCACAGGCCGCCGACGCCCCGGGCGTCGCGTTCGTCTACCTCGGCAATCCGGGCGACGCCGGCTGGACCTTCGCGCACGACGCCGGTTCGAAGCAGGCCGAAGCGAAGTTCGGCAACAAGATCAAGATCACGCGCATCGAGAACGTGCCGGAATCGGCCGACTCGGAACGCGTGTTCCGCGATCTGGCGAACAAGGGCAACAAGATCATCATCGGTTCGAGCTTCGGCTACCAGGACTTCGAACTGAAGGTCGCGAAGGATTTCCCGGACGTCGTGTTCCTGCACGCGACCGGCTACAAGAAAGCGCCGAACTTCGGCACCTATGACGTGCGCATGTATCAGGGCGCTTACCTGGCGGGCGTCGCCGCGGGCAAGGTCACGAAGACCAACACGCTCGGTTTCGTCGCGTCGGTGCCGATTCCCGAAGTGATCCGCAACATCAACGCGTACACGCTCGGCGCGCGCTCGGTGAATCCGAACGTGCATACGAAGGTGATCTGGATCAACAGCTGGTTCGATCCGGGCAAGGAAAAGCAGGCCGCCGAAACGCTGATCGGCCAGGGCGCCGACGTGCTGCTGCAAAACACCGATTCGAGCGCGACGCTCGCGACTGCATCGGAAAAGCATGTGCACGCGTTCGGTTGGGATTCGGACATGAAGAAATTCGGTCCTGACGCGCACCTCGGCTCGGTGGTCGGGAATTGGGGCGTGTACTACAACGCTGCAATCCAGCAGGTGCTGGACGGCAAGTGGAAGAACGATCCGGTGTGGTGGGGCATCCCGCAAAAAGCCGTTTCGCTCGACGACCTGAACACCTCGGCGATTCCGGCTGACGGCCTCAAGCAGGTCGCGGCGAAGCGCGACGAACTGGCGAGCGGCAAGTGGGACGTGTTCACCGGTCCGATCAAGGATCAGTCGGGCGCGGTCAAGGTGCCGGCCGGCAAGACGCTGGGCGATGCCGATCTGCAACGTATCAACTGGTACGTGGAAGGTGTGGATGGCGCGTTGCCGAAGTAA
- a CDS encoding ABC transporter permease, translated as MDIQQASALTSSAVTAAIPLMFAGAGELVTEKSGVLNLGVEGMMLMGAVSGYAVTAITGSPWLGVLAAIGAGLAMSLLFAFLTLTMLANQVATGLSLTIFGIGLSAYVGKPYTSAAVRATIDTWTIPGLSKIPVLGPALFSLTPLDYLAFLMFAVIGWFLYRTRAGLVLRSVGESPQVAHSVGFPVVGVRYGAVAFGGGMAGLAGGYYSIVNLHLWQENLTSGRGWIALALVVFATWRPGRLLIGALLFGAVTGLQFYAQAIGVPVPTQFLAMLPYIATVVVLVLISRNPNTIRLNAPASLGKPFFSAG; from the coding sequence ATGGATATTCAACAAGCCAGCGCGCTCACTTCGAGCGCCGTCACCGCCGCGATTCCGCTGATGTTCGCGGGCGCGGGCGAACTCGTCACCGAAAAATCCGGTGTTCTCAATCTCGGCGTGGAAGGCATGATGCTGATGGGCGCCGTGAGCGGCTACGCGGTCACGGCGATTACTGGCAGCCCGTGGCTCGGCGTGCTCGCCGCGATCGGCGCGGGCCTCGCGATGTCGCTGCTGTTCGCGTTCCTCACGCTGACCATGCTCGCCAACCAGGTCGCCACCGGCCTGTCGCTGACGATCTTCGGCATCGGGTTGTCCGCGTATGTCGGCAAGCCGTACACGTCCGCCGCCGTGCGCGCGACCATCGACACGTGGACCATTCCCGGCCTCTCGAAGATTCCCGTACTCGGCCCGGCGCTGTTCAGCCTCACGCCGCTCGATTACCTCGCATTCCTGATGTTCGCGGTGATCGGCTGGTTCCTGTACCGCACGCGCGCGGGCCTCGTGCTGCGCTCGGTCGGCGAATCGCCGCAGGTCGCGCACTCGGTCGGCTTTCCGGTGGTCGGCGTGCGCTATGGCGCGGTGGCCTTCGGCGGCGGTATGGCGGGCCTCGCGGGCGGCTATTACTCGATCGTCAATCTGCACCTGTGGCAGGAAAACCTGACCTCGGGCCGCGGCTGGATCGCGCTTGCGCTGGTCGTGTTCGCGACGTGGCGGCCGGGGCGTCTGCTGATCGGCGCGCTGCTGTTCGGCGCGGTGACCGGCCTGCAGTTTTACGCGCAGGCGATCGGCGTGCCGGTGCCGACGCAATTCCTCGCGATGCTGCCGTATATCGCGACGGTCGTCGTGCTGGTGCTGATTTCGCGCAATCCGAACACGATCCGTCTGAATGCGCCTGCTTCGCTGGGCAAGCCGTTTTTCTCGGCGGGCTGA
- a CDS encoding ABC transporter permease, translated as MIFPYRLEARTTPSRTMQLAVPLIAALLTLAIGFLIFSLVGRDPLEAMHAFFIEPLSSVNGWSELLLKASPLCLIGLGLAVGYRANVWNIGAEGQMLLGGIAASGVAIYFDQATGWWILAVMMIAGVVGGMVWAAIPALLKSRFNTNEILVSLMLTYVATQLLIYLVSGPWRDPQGMNFPLSEMFSGDALYPTLYGDWHWKWLRGTRLNASVFVTLIAIPLVWVFMRKSFSGYKMNVGGLAPLAARYAGFSDKKTIWTSLLISGGLAGLAGMGEIAGPIGQLQATWSPGYGFTAIIVVFVGRLHPIGIVLASLLMALLYLGGEAVQTSMQLPQALSGVFQGLLLFCLLGADLFVNYRVRRRSLAAPAH; from the coding sequence ATGATCTTTCCTTATCGACTCGAAGCGCGCACGACCCCCTCGCGGACGATGCAGCTCGCCGTGCCGCTGATCGCCGCGCTGCTCACGCTCGCGATCGGCTTCCTGATTTTCAGCCTCGTCGGCCGCGATCCGCTGGAGGCGATGCACGCCTTCTTTATCGAACCGCTGTCGAGCGTGAACGGCTGGTCCGAACTGCTGCTGAAGGCGTCGCCGTTGTGCCTGATCGGCCTCGGTCTCGCGGTCGGCTATCGCGCGAACGTGTGGAACATCGGCGCTGAAGGGCAGATGCTGCTCGGCGGGATTGCCGCAAGCGGCGTCGCGATCTATTTCGATCAGGCCACCGGCTGGTGGATTCTGGCGGTCATGATGATCGCCGGGGTGGTCGGCGGCATGGTGTGGGCGGCGATTCCGGCGCTGCTGAAAAGCCGCTTCAACACCAACGAGATCCTCGTCAGCCTGATGCTCACGTATGTCGCCACGCAACTGCTGATCTATCTGGTCAGCGGACCGTGGCGCGATCCGCAGGGGATGAATTTCCCGCTGTCGGAAATGTTCAGCGGCGACGCGCTTTACCCGACGCTGTACGGCGACTGGCATTGGAAATGGCTGCGCGGCACGCGGCTGAACGCGTCGGTGTTCGTCACGCTGATCGCGATTCCGCTCGTGTGGGTGTTCATGCGCAAGAGCTTCTCGGGCTACAAGATGAACGTCGGCGGTCTCGCGCCGTTGGCCGCGCGCTACGCGGGTTTCTCCGACAAGAAAACCATCTGGACCTCGCTCTTGATCAGCGGCGGTCTCGCGGGCCTCGCGGGTATGGGAGAGATCGCCGGTCCGATCGGCCAGTTGCAGGCCACGTGGTCGCCGGGTTACGGCTTCACCGCGATCATCGTGGTGTTCGTCGGGCGGCTGCATCCCATCGGCATCGTGCTCGCGAGCCTGCTGATGGCGCTGCTGTACCTCGGCGGCGAAGCGGTGCAAACCTCGATGCAATTGCCGCAGGCGCTGTCCGGCGTGTTCCAGGGGCTGCTGCTGTTCTGCCTGCTGGGCGCCGACCTGTTCGTGAACTACCGTGTGCGCCGCCGTTCGCTGGCCGCTCCCGCTCACTGA